The Ruminococcaceae bacterium BL-4 region GAATCTCTCCGCGACGCGGGACAGTTTTGCGAAAAGCGTAACCATCCCACCGCAGGGCGACGATTTCGACAGCCTGCGCTCGGAGTATACGGAAATGCTCCGGAACCAGCTTGCCAAAGGCAACAATGGCCTCATTAAGACCAAGTATCTGACCTTCGGCATCGAAGCGGACAGTCTGAAAGCGGCCAAGCCCCGGCTGGAGCGCATTGAAATCGACATTCTCAACAACTTCAAGCATCTCGGCGTAACAGCCGCTTCCCTGAACGGCGCGGACCGCCTGCGGCTGCTGCACGACATTTTCCGAATGGACGCGCCGGAGCCGTTCCGCTTTTCATGGGACTGGCTGGCCCCTTCCGGCCTCTCCGTCAAGGACTTTATTGCACCCAGTTCGTTTGAATTCAAAAGCGGGAATCAGTTTGGCATGGGACGTCAGGTAGGTGCGGTATCGTTCCTGCAAATTCTCGCGCCGGAGCTGAACGACCGGATGCTGGCCGATTTTCTCGACATGGAATCCAGCCTCATCGTCACCATGCATATCCAGTCCATCGACCAGGTGAGCGCCATTAAGACGGTGAAACGGAAAATAACGGACCTCGATTCCATGAAGATTCAGGAGCAAAAAAAGGCCATCCGTTCCGGGTACGACATGGACATCATCCCCTCCGACCTCGCCACCTACGGCGAGGAAGCAAAAAAACTCTTGCAGGATTTACAGTCCCGCAATGAGCGTATGTTCCTCGTAACTTTCCTCGTCCTCAACGTGGCCGAAAACCGGCAGCGGCTGGACAACAACGTGTTTCAGGCAAGCTCCCTCGCACAGAAATACAACTGCGCACTGACCTGCCTCGACTTCCGACAGGAAGAAGGGCTGATGAGCAGCCTGCCGCTCGGCTTGAATCAGGTGGAAATCCAGCGGGGCCTGACCACATCAAGCACCGCAATTTTTATCCCCTTTACCACACAGGAGCTGTTCCAGACCGGGCACGAGGCGCTGTACTGCGGGCTGAACGCCCTGTCCAACAACCTCATTATGGTAGATCGGAAACTGCTGAAAAACCCGAACGGCCTGATCCTCGGCACACCGGGCGCGGGCAAATCCTTCGCCGCGAAACGCGAAATCGTTAACGTATTCCTCGTCACAAACGACGACATCATCGTCTGTGACCCGGAGGCCGAATACGGCCCGCTGATTGAACGCCTGCACGGGCAGATCATCAAAATATCACCCGCGTCTACCGATTACATCAATCCCATGGACATAAACCTCAACTATTCTGAGGAAGAAAATCCGTTATCCTTGAAGTCGGATTTCATCCTGTCGCTCTGCGAACTGATCGTCGGTGGTAAAGAGGGCTTGCAGCCAGTAGAGAAAACGGTCATCGACCGCTGCGTGAGACTGGTGTACCGGAATTACCTCAACGACCCGCGCCCGGAGAATATGCCGATTCTGGAGGATTTGTACAACGAGTTGCGGCGGCAGGACGAAAAAGAGGCGCAGTATGTTGCCACGGCGCTGGAAATCTATGTCACCGGCTCCCTCAACGTGTTCAATCACCGCACGACCGTGAACGTGAGAAACCGTGTCGTCAGCTACGACATCCGGGAGCTGGGCAAGCAGCTCAAAAAAATCGGGATGCTCATCGTGCAGGATCAGGTCTGGAACCGCGTTACCGTCAACCGGGCCGTGGGAAAATCCACGCGCTACTATATCGACGAGTTCCATCTGCTTCTAAAAGAAGAACAGACCGCCGCCTATTCGGTGGAAATCTGGAAGCGGTTCCGCAAGTGGGGCGGCATCCCGACCGGAATCACGCAGAACATAAAGGATTTGCTCTCTTCCCGCGAGATTGAGAACATCTTTGAAAACTCGGATTACATCTATATGCTCAATCAGGCGTCTGGCGACCGGCAAATTCTTGCCAAGCAGCTCGGCATTTCGCCTCACCAGCTTTCCTACGTCACCCATTCCGGCGAGGGCGAGGGGCTGCTGTTTTACGGCAACGTCATTCTGCCGTTTATTGACCATTTTCCGAAGGACACGGAGCTGTACCGCATTATGACCACAAAACCAAACGAGGTAGCGCAAAAATAAGAAAATTGGCGATAGACATCGAGGGATGTTACAGTTGTTCTATTCTTTGAAGAAAAAATATGATATATTAATCTTAAATAATAAGTGGAGGTGCAGTATGGAATATAGTTACGATATTATTGATGGTCGTGAAGTTCCCCCCTTGGTAGTTAATGAAGACACAATTCTAAATGAACATCAAGGAAGTGTTTATGTTAAGCATGGTACCCTGACATTGAAGGGAACCCTCCAAGGGTCATTAAGCGTCATTGATGGAGCAAAAGCAATTATTAATGGAGAGCAACAAGGCTCCGTTAGTGTTTGTGTTAACGCCATTGTTGTTGTAAATGGAGTACTTTCTGGATCTACACACGTTTCAAGCGGTGGAACTGTAATTGTTGAAGCAAGTGGTAGACTCGCTGGTTCATTAAATAATCAAGGCAAAGTGATTATCCGAGGTGTTTTTGGTGGCTCTCATTCGGGTAATGACATAATACTTGAGGGAACTGGCTACATTAAGCAACCAATAATTAAAAATGGAATGAACTATTACGAATGGTAATCAGCAAACAGAAAATTAAGCCCGCCCATTGCGGCGGGTTTTTTTATGCCCAAAAGGAGGTGACTGTGATGGAAAAACGAGCACCCCACCTGCAATTCACGGACGAGGAACGCATCGATCCCGCGCTGGAAAAGCCCATCAAAAAAGTGGACAGGGCTACAACGAAAGCCAACCGCGCACAGGCAAAAATCCCGAAAAAAACCGCTTTAAAACGGCAGCTTGCCGTTGACCCCGCCACCGGCAAGGTCACAACGCGCCTGAAATTTGAGGAAGTAGACAAGAAAAGGCCGTCCAAGCTCACACACGCCGTCCGGGACGCGCCCGGAAACGTTGTTTTGATGCAGTTTCATCGGGAAATCCGGCAGTCCGAGGACGAAAACGTGGGCGTGGAGGCCGCGCACAAAAGCGAGGAAGCTGCCGAAACGGGCGGGCGTATGGCGCGCAGCGCACACCGCTCCCACAAATTGAAGCCCTACCGGGAGTCGGCCAAAGCGGAAAAGCGGCTTGACCGCGCCAACGTCGGCTATTTGCAGAAAAAGGCCGCGCGGGACAATCCGCAGCCCCCCGGCAATCCTTTGGCCCACTGGCGGCAGAAGCGGGCCGTCAAAGAGCAGTACGCCGCCGCGAAACGGGCCGGGCAGTTTACCGCTTCTGCCGGGAAAGCTGCCGAAGACACCGCGAAAGCGGGAAAAACGGCGGTTCGGGAAAGCAAGCGGGCGGCGGCTTTTGTCGTGCGGCACCGGAACGGCTTTCTGGTCGCCGCAGGCATTTTTCTGGTGCTGGTTCTGTTTTTGAACATCCTATCCTCCAGCTCGGTTCTGCTGGAAGGCGCGCTGTCCGGTGTTATCGCGTCCACCTATCCCTCCACGGACGACGCCATGCTTGGCGCGGAGGCAGCTTACGCCCAAAAGGAAGCGGACCTTCAGAACGAAATCAACCATTACGAGCAGAGGCACGGCGGGTACGATGAATATCATTACACCCTCGATAAAATCGGCCACGACCCCTATGTGCTAATCTCCATCCTGACGGCGTGGCACGGCGGCGAATGGACGCTGGATGAAGTCCGGGACACGCTTTCCGTGCTGTTCTCAAAAGAATACCAACTGACGCAGACCGTGGAGACGGAAACCCGAACCCGCACGGAAACGGATACGGTGACGGACTCGGACGGCACGACCCATACTGAAACCCGGCAAGTGCCCTACACCTACACCATCTGCAACGTGAAACTGCACAACAAGGATCTGTCCCATCTTCCAGTTTTCATTATGAACGAGGACCAGGTTGGCGTGTACTCGATGTACATGTCCACCCTCGGCAACCGGCCCGACTTGTTTCCTTCATCGGCCTATCCGAACGCATCCACAGTCAAAAAGCCCACGGAGTACGACATTCCACTGGAGGCGATGGCGGACGCGCGGTTTGCTGCCATGATGACAGAAGCAAAAAAGTACATTGGCTATCCCTACGTTTGGGGCGGGAGCAGCCCGAAAACCTCGTTCGACTGCTCCGGTTACGTGTCGTGGGTGATCAATCACAGCGGGTGGAACGTGGGACGGCTGGGGGCGCAGGGCCTCTGCGACATCTGCACTCCGGTTTCTCCCTCCGACGCCAAACCAGGCGACCTCGTTTTCTTTGAACACACCTACGATACCGACGGTGTGACACATGTGGGCATCTACGTCGGAAACGGCATGATGCTTGCGGCCGGTGATCCCATCGGCTACTCGAACCTCAACACAAGCTACTGGCAGAGCCATTTTTACACGTTCGGGCGTTTACCGAACCCATAAACAGATTGGAGGAATCAACCGTGAATCCGAAATTCAAAAAAATCGACACCGAGTATGAAAAGAACGCGGCGAAAATCTCCGCGCTGCAAAACCGGCAGAAGGAACTGGAAAAGCAGCGCCGGGAGCTGGAAAATCTCGATATTGTCGGCCTTGTGCGGGGCATGGGCATGACGGCGGAGGAACTCTCCGCGCTCATGAAAGCGTCCCGCGAAAACCGCCCCGTGTCCGATCAGAACAAACAGGAGGGAACCACTCATGAAGAAATCTAAAATCCGCATATTCGTCTGCCTGATGGCCGCCGTGTCCTGCACGGCGGCTTTTTCCGTCAATGCCCTCGCCTACAGCGAAGGGAAAACCTCTCCGACCTTGAGCAGTTCAAGCGTCGCGCAGAGCAGTACCGCTTCGTCGGCGGCATCATCCGGAACGTCAACGTCGTCTGAAACATCTCTCAAGCCGCTGACGCCGGACGGAACCGGGACGGTGATCGACAACGTAACCAACGAGGACGGCAAGGAGTTTTTCACGATTACCACGCCGAGCAAGCACGTTTTTTACCTGATTATCGACCGGCAGAAAAATGCTGAAAACGTCTACTTCCTCGACGCCGTGACGGACAAGGACC contains the following coding sequences:
- a CDS encoding Conjugal transfer protein TraE; amino-acid sequence: MFPDGICRVTDSYYTKTVQFQDINYQLNQNEDKTAIFEGWCDFLNYFDSSIKFHLSFLNLSATRDSFAKSVTIPPQGDDFDSLRSEYTEMLRNQLAKGNNGLIKTKYLTFGIEADSLKAAKPRLERIEIDILNNFKHLGVTAASLNGADRLRLLHDIFRMDAPEPFRFSWDWLAPSGLSVKDFIAPSSFEFKSGNQFGMGRQVGAVSFLQILAPELNDRMLADFLDMESSLIVTMHIQSIDQVSAIKTVKRKITDLDSMKIQEQKKAIRSGYDMDIIPSDLATYGEEAKKLLQDLQSRNERMFLVTFLVLNVAENRQRLDNNVFQASSLAQKYNCALTCLDFRQEEGLMSSLPLGLNQVEIQRGLTTSSTAIFIPFTTQELFQTGHEALYCGLNALSNNLIMVDRKLLKNPNGLILGTPGAGKSFAAKREIVNVFLVTNDDIIVCDPEAEYGPLIERLHGQIIKISPASTDYINPMDINLNYSEEENPLSLKSDFILSLCELIVGGKEGLQPVEKTVIDRCVRLVYRNYLNDPRPENMPILEDLYNELRRQDEKEAQYVATALEIYVTGSLNVFNHRTTVNVRNRVVSYDIRELGKQLKKIGMLIVQDQVWNRVTVNRAVGKSTRYYIDEFHLLLKEEQTAAYSVEIWKRFRKWGGIPTGITQNIKDLLSSREIENIFENSDYIYMLNQASGDRQILAKQLGISPHQLSYVTHSGEGEGLLFYGNVILPFIDHFPKDTELYRIMTTKPNEVAQK
- a CDS encoding conserved protein of unknown function (Evidence 4 : Unknown function but conserved in other organisms), coding for MEYSYDIIDGREVPPLVVNEDTILNEHQGSVYVKHGTLTLKGTLQGSLSVIDGAKAIINGEQQGSVSVCVNAIVVVNGVLSGSTHVSSGGTVIVEASGRLAGSLNNQGKVIIRGVFGGSHSGNDIILEGTGYIKQPIIKNGMNYYEW
- a CDS encoding NLP/P60 protein; its protein translation is MEKRAPHLQFTDEERIDPALEKPIKKVDRATTKANRAQAKIPKKTALKRQLAVDPATGKVTTRLKFEEVDKKRPSKLTHAVRDAPGNVVLMQFHREIRQSEDENVGVEAAHKSEEAAETGGRMARSAHRSHKLKPYRESAKAEKRLDRANVGYLQKKAARDNPQPPGNPLAHWRQKRAVKEQYAAAKRAGQFTASAGKAAEDTAKAGKTAVRESKRAAAFVVRHRNGFLVAAGIFLVLVLFLNILSSSSVLLEGALSGVIASTYPSTDDAMLGAEAAYAQKEADLQNEINHYEQRHGGYDEYHYTLDKIGHDPYVLISILTAWHGGEWTLDEVRDTLSVLFSKEYQLTQTVETETRTRTETDTVTDSDGTTHTETRQVPYTYTICNVKLHNKDLSHLPVFIMNEDQVGVYSMYMSTLGNRPDLFPSSAYPNASTVKKPTEYDIPLEAMADARFAAMMTEAKKYIGYPYVWGGSSPKTSFDCSGYVSWVINHSGWNVGRLGAQGLCDICTPVSPSDAKPGDLVFFEHTYDTDGVTHVGIYVGNGMMLAAGDPIGYSNLNTSYWQSHFYTFGRLPNP
- a CDS encoding conserved protein of unknown function (Evidence 4 : Unknown function but conserved in other organisms), with the protein product MNPKFKKIDTEYEKNAAKISALQNRQKELEKQRRELENLDIVGLVRGMGMTAEELSALMKASRENRPVSDQNKQEGTTHEEI